In the Topomyia yanbarensis strain Yona2022 chromosome 3, ASM3024719v1, whole genome shotgun sequence genome, one interval contains:
- the LOC131692232 gene encoding zinc finger protein 493-like isoform X5 — translation MDQQNSKSNEENEQGEPIELSTSFPLKVEEIEIIDTLPEIETEQPLSYAISLRCEFCDEKFSSISLLNHHRANHPYICDLCGRKYSKLIQIRIHMIYHKEKSHKCDVCEKTFFRVTQLNEHKKFHSNDKPYECELCGRPFRKRSLLKAHTYIHADEKRFKCDVCGKELRSKAILQTHMYVHTDEKPYKCEVCEKGFREKHKLNVHMIMHTNEKWHKCEVCTKEFYLRQSLKRHMLVHTNDRPHTCEVCGKKFRGKQNRNQHMLVHTKEKPYECEVCGKEFVVKRNLKQHIIVHSTEKPHKCQICAKEFQRKKFLNRHMPVHTNDKPHKCEVCGKGFSEKHRLNFHMLVHAKELPCKCEVCGKGFPEKQTLSRHMLSHAIIKPYKCEVCGKEFHTRQGVRRHMSVHSK, via the coding sequence ATGGATCAGCAAAATTCAAAATCCAATGAGGAGAACGAACAAGGAGAACCCATCGAACTCAGCACCTCTTTTCCGTTGAAGGTAGAAGAAATCGAAATAATAGATACACTGCCTGAAATAGAAACCGAACAACCGCTATCATATGCCATTAGTCTCCGATGTGAGTTTTGTGacgaaaaattttcttctatCTCCCTGCTTAACCATCATCGAGCGAATCATCCTTACATATGTGATTTGTGTGGAAGAAAATATAGCAAACTCATTCAAATCAGAATCCATATGATATATCACAAGGAAAAATCTCACAAATGTGATGTATGCGAGAAGACATTTTTCAGAGTCACTCAACTTAATGAACACAAGAAATTTCACTCGAACGATAAACCGTACGAATGTGAATTGTGTGGAAGGCCATTTCGTAAGCGCTCTCTGCTAAAAGCGCACACTTATATTCATGCGGATGAGAAACGATTCAAATGTGATGTGTGTGGGAAAGAATTACGTTCAAAGGCCATCCTTCAAACCCATATGTATGTTCATACAGACGAAAAACCGTACAAATGTGAAGTGTGTGAAAAAGGATTTCGCGAAAAACACAAACTGAACGTCCATATGATTATGCACACAAACGAAAAATGGCACAAATGTGAAGTGTGTACAAAAGAATTTTACCTTAGGCAGTCCCTCAAACGCCATATGCTCGTGCACACAAATGACAGACCGCATACATGTGAAGTGTGTGGAAAGAAATTTCGCGGAAAACAGAATCGCAACCAACATATGCTTGTGCACACAAAAGAAAAACCGTATGAATGTGAAGTCTGTGGAAAGGAATTTGTCGTAAAACGGAACCTCAAGCAACATATAATTGTGCACTCAACCGAAAAACCACACAAATGTCAAATATGTGCAAAAGAATTCCAGCGGAAGAAATTCCTCAACCGCCACATGCCTGTGCACACAAATGACAAACCGCACAAATGTGAAGTGTGTGGAAAAGGATTTAGCGAAAAACATAGACTGAACTTCCATATGCTTGTGCACGCAAAAGAATTACCATGCAAATGTGAAGTGTGTGGTAAGGGATTTCCCGAAAAACAGACCCTTAGCCGCCATATGCTTTCGCACGCAATCATAAAACCATACAAATGCGAAGTGTGTGGAAAAGAATTTCATACACGCCAGGGCGTCCGCCGTCACATGTCAGTTCACTCGAAGTAA